In Neofelis nebulosa isolate mNeoNeb1 chromosome 10, mNeoNeb1.pri, whole genome shotgun sequence, one DNA window encodes the following:
- the B3GNT6 gene encoding acetylgalactosaminyl-O-glycosyl-glycoprotein beta-1,3-N-acetylglucosaminyltransferase isoform X1 produces the protein MPKMTPGSPLTRFPPQMAFPCRRSMNPKTLTFFLVGVSFLALHLWLLQASRSPQENMWDGSVEATPAAPVAAQPWLFSPCVANDSANATDDFEQLPQRIQDFLRYRHCRHFPLLWDAPARCAGRRGVYLLLAVKSSPANYERRELIRRTWGQERLYGGRQVRRLFLLGTSPPQDAERAERLQALVGLEAREHGDVLQWAFADTFLNLTLKHVHLLDWLAVRCPHARFLLSGDDDVFVHTANVLGFLEAQRPDRHLFAGQLMDGSVPIRDSRSKYFVPPQLFPGQAYPVYCSGGGFLLSSRTVGALRAAALDTPLFPIDDAYMGMCLKRAGLAPSSHEGIRPFGVQLPGARQPSFDPCLFRQLLLVHRFAPYEMLLMWKALHNPGLNCGPDHRVS, from the coding sequence ATGCCGAAGATGACTCCTGGCTCACCTCTGACTCGGTTTCCCCCACAGATGGCTTTTCCCTGCCGCAGGTCCATGAATCCTAAGACTCTGACCTTCTTTCTGGTGGGTGTGAGTTTCTTGGCCCTGCACCTATGGTTGCTCCAAGCCTCCAGGTCCCCGCAGGAGAACATGTGGGACGGATCCGTCGAGGCCACCCCCGCTGCTCCTGTGGCCGCGCAGCCGTGGCTGTTCAGCCCGTGTGTGGCCAACGACTCGGCCAACGCCACGGACGACTTCGAGCAGCTGCCGCAGCGCATCCAAGACTTCCTGCGGTACCGCCACTGCCGCCACTTTCCCCTGCTCTGGGACGCGCCCGCCAGGTGCGCGGGCCGGCGCGGGGTCTATCTGCTGCTGGCGGTCAAGTCGTCGCCCGCCAACTACGAGCGGCGCGAGCTCATCCGCCGCACCTGGGGGCAGGAGCGCCTGTACGGCGGGCGGCAGGTGCGGCGCCTCTTCCTGCTGGGCACGAGCCCGCCCCAGGACGCCGAGCGCGCCGAGCGGCTGCAGGCGCTGGTGGGGCTGGAGGCGCGCGAGCACGGCGACGTGCTGCAGTGGGCCTTCGCGGACACCTTCCTCAACCTCACGCTCAAGCACGTGCACCTGCTCGACTGGCTGGCGGTGCGCTGCCCGCACGCGCGCTTCCTGCTCAGCGGCGACGACGACGTCTTCGTGCACACGGCCAACGTGCTCGGCTTCCTGGAGGCGCAGCGGCCCGACCGCCACCTCTTCGCCGGGCAGCTCATGGACGGCTCGGTGCCCATACGCGACAGCCGGAGCAAGTACTTCGTGCCGCCGCAGCTCTTCCCCGGGCAGGCCTACCCGGTGTACTGCAGCGGCGGCGGCTTCCTCCTGTCCAGCCGCACGGTCGGGGCCCTGCGCGCGGCCGCCCTCGACACCCCGCTCTTCCCCATCGATGACGCCTACATGGGCATGTGTCTGAAGCGCGCGGGCCTGGCGCCCAGCAGCCACGAGGGCATCCGGCCCTTCGGCGTGCAGCTGCCCGGCGCCCGGCAGCCCTCCTTCGATCCCTGCCTGTTCCGCCAGCTGCTGCTCGTGCACCGCTTCGCACCCTACGAGATGCTGCTCATGTGGAAGGCGCTGCACAACCCCGGGCTGAACTGTGGCCCGGATCACAGGGTCTCCTGA
- the B3GNT6 gene encoding acetylgalactosaminyl-O-glycosyl-glycoprotein beta-1,3-N-acetylglucosaminyltransferase isoform X2 — protein sequence MAFPCRRSMNPKTLTFFLVGVSFLALHLWLLQASRSPQENMWDGSVEATPAAPVAAQPWLFSPCVANDSANATDDFEQLPQRIQDFLRYRHCRHFPLLWDAPARCAGRRGVYLLLAVKSSPANYERRELIRRTWGQERLYGGRQVRRLFLLGTSPPQDAERAERLQALVGLEAREHGDVLQWAFADTFLNLTLKHVHLLDWLAVRCPHARFLLSGDDDVFVHTANVLGFLEAQRPDRHLFAGQLMDGSVPIRDSRSKYFVPPQLFPGQAYPVYCSGGGFLLSSRTVGALRAAALDTPLFPIDDAYMGMCLKRAGLAPSSHEGIRPFGVQLPGARQPSFDPCLFRQLLLVHRFAPYEMLLMWKALHNPGLNCGPDHRVS from the coding sequence ATGGCTTTTCCCTGCCGCAGGTCCATGAATCCTAAGACTCTGACCTTCTTTCTGGTGGGTGTGAGTTTCTTGGCCCTGCACCTATGGTTGCTCCAAGCCTCCAGGTCCCCGCAGGAGAACATGTGGGACGGATCCGTCGAGGCCACCCCCGCTGCTCCTGTGGCCGCGCAGCCGTGGCTGTTCAGCCCGTGTGTGGCCAACGACTCGGCCAACGCCACGGACGACTTCGAGCAGCTGCCGCAGCGCATCCAAGACTTCCTGCGGTACCGCCACTGCCGCCACTTTCCCCTGCTCTGGGACGCGCCCGCCAGGTGCGCGGGCCGGCGCGGGGTCTATCTGCTGCTGGCGGTCAAGTCGTCGCCCGCCAACTACGAGCGGCGCGAGCTCATCCGCCGCACCTGGGGGCAGGAGCGCCTGTACGGCGGGCGGCAGGTGCGGCGCCTCTTCCTGCTGGGCACGAGCCCGCCCCAGGACGCCGAGCGCGCCGAGCGGCTGCAGGCGCTGGTGGGGCTGGAGGCGCGCGAGCACGGCGACGTGCTGCAGTGGGCCTTCGCGGACACCTTCCTCAACCTCACGCTCAAGCACGTGCACCTGCTCGACTGGCTGGCGGTGCGCTGCCCGCACGCGCGCTTCCTGCTCAGCGGCGACGACGACGTCTTCGTGCACACGGCCAACGTGCTCGGCTTCCTGGAGGCGCAGCGGCCCGACCGCCACCTCTTCGCCGGGCAGCTCATGGACGGCTCGGTGCCCATACGCGACAGCCGGAGCAAGTACTTCGTGCCGCCGCAGCTCTTCCCCGGGCAGGCCTACCCGGTGTACTGCAGCGGCGGCGGCTTCCTCCTGTCCAGCCGCACGGTCGGGGCCCTGCGCGCGGCCGCCCTCGACACCCCGCTCTTCCCCATCGATGACGCCTACATGGGCATGTGTCTGAAGCGCGCGGGCCTGGCGCCCAGCAGCCACGAGGGCATCCGGCCCTTCGGCGTGCAGCTGCCCGGCGCCCGGCAGCCCTCCTTCGATCCCTGCCTGTTCCGCCAGCTGCTGCTCGTGCACCGCTTCGCACCCTACGAGATGCTGCTCATGTGGAAGGCGCTGCACAACCCCGGGCTGAACTGTGGCCCGGATCACAGGGTCTCCTGA